The following nucleotide sequence is from Roseivirga sp. BDSF3-8.
TGAAGCTTTCCAGGGCTGCTTCCAGGTCTTCTATAATCTCTGCTGCAAGGGTGTCTGGATCGGGCAGGTTGTCCATATCGGTGAGTGTGTCGTCACGCAGCCAGAAGAGGTCCAGGCTGGCTTTGTCACGTGCCACCAGCTCTTCATAGGTATAACGGCGCCAGCGGCCGTCAGGCTTTTCTTCGCTCCACAGCTCCTTGCGGTGGTGCCGGTTGTCAGGGTTATAGCAATTGATAAAGTCCTGCAGGTCGGCCAGCCGCATGGGGTTTTTCTTGAGGGTGTGGTGCACATTGGTACGATAGTCGTAGTACCACACCTCTTTAGTCCAGGGGTCTTTGGCGGCTGTTTTAGCGGTAAAAAAGAGCACGTTTGCCTTTACACCCTGTGCGTAAAAGATGCCGGTAGGCAGGCGCAGCACGGTATGCAGCTCGCAGGTCTGCATGAGTTTGCGGCGCACGGTCTCTCCTGCCCCACCTTCAAATAATACGTTATCCGGAAGTACTACGGCAGCCTCTCCACCGGGCTTTAGCATACTGACGATATGCTGCAGAAAGTTAAGCTGCTTGTTGCTGGTACTGGTCCAGAAGTCCTGGCGGTTCACGTACAGGTCTTCTTTTTCCTCATCGCCCTCCTCGTTGGTGTAGGTCACGGAGCTTTTACGGCCAAAGGGCGGGTTGGCCAGTACGTAGTCGAAGCTTTCGGAAGGCTTGGTAAGCAGGGAGTCGCCACGGGTTATGGGCAGGCGGTGGCTGTCCATTTTGCCAATGTTATGCAGAAAAAGGTTCATAAGCCCTAACTTGGCAGTAGCTGATACAAGCTCCCAGCCGTAGAAGGTCTTTTCTTTGAGAAACTGCTTCTGCTCGCGGTTCAGCGACTGCGCGGCTATATGATCATAGGCACTCAGGAAAAACCCGCCGGTGCCACAGGCCGGATCGGCAATGGTGCGCATTGGCTGTGGCTGCAGGCAGGCTACCATGGCTTGTATCAGGGGGCGTGGCGTAAAGTACTGCCCGGCACCGCTTTTGGTATCTTCGGCATTCTTTTGCAGCAGGCCTTCATATATATCTCCCTTTACGTCGGTGTCCATGCCCGTCCACTGCTCCTGGTCTATCAGTTTTACGAGGCGATAGAGCTTGGCGGGGTCCTGTATTTTATTCTGGGCTTTGGTAAATATCTGCCCGAGCATGCCTTTTTTCTTTCCCAGGGCCTGCAGTGTAGCACGGTAATGCTCTTCCAGTTCAGCACCGGTAAGCTTACTAAGCGCAGGCCAGGCATACTCTGCGGGCAGCCCGGTGTCGCGGTTGTAGGGAGGCTTACTGTATTCATCAGCCATTTTCAGGAACAGCAGGTAGGTAATCTGCTCCAGGTAGTCGCCGTAGCCAATGCCTTCATCGCGAAGGGTATGGCAGTAGTTCCATATTTTTTGGGTAATGG
It contains:
- a CDS encoding N-6 DNA methylase, which encodes MYMSTHAITQKIWNYCHTLRDEGIGYGDYLEQITYLLFLKMADEYSKPPYNRDTGLPAEYAWPALSKLTGAELEEHYRATLQALGKKKGMLGQIFTKAQNKIQDPAKLYRLVKLIDQEQWTGMDTDVKGDIYEGLLQKNAEDTKSGAGQYFTPRPLIQAMVACLQPQPMRTIADPACGTGGFFLSAYDHIAAQSLNREQKQFLKEKTFYGWELVSATAKLGLMNLFLHNIGKMDSHRLPITRGDSLLTKPSESFDYVLANPPFGRKSSVTYTNEEGDEEKEDLYVNRQDFWTSTSNKQLNFLQHIVSMLKPGGEAAVVLPDNVLFEGGAGETVRRKLMQTCELHTVLRLPTGIFYAQGVKANVLFFTAKTAAKDPWTKEVWYYDYRTNVHHTLKKNPMRLADLQDFINCYNPDNRHHRKELWSEEKPDGRWRRYTYEELVARDKASLDLFWLRDDTLTDMDNLPDPDTLAAEIIEDLEAALESFRTIGKELED